Proteins encoded in a region of the Streptomyces violaceoruber genome:
- a CDS encoding acyltransferase family protein, with translation MTSSLRSDGDRKSPPPRTRPSRQRDAFFDNAKYLAIVLVGVGHAWGQILDGNRTVETLYRVLYTFHMPAFIVISGYFSRSFDLSPKRVRRLITGVVVPYVVFEVAYALHRRVSEDPGNDISLLDPTYLLWFLCALFVWRLTTPLWQTLRWPLPIALGIAALASVTPTVGNDLNMQRVLQFLPCFVLGLLLRPEHFQLVRRRSVRIWSVPVVAAALVIAWWSVPRMETGWFYRNASVQDTSAPWWSGPVLTLALFGCSVVLTACFFAWVPGRRMWFTALGAGTIYGYLLHGFLVKEGDYTGWFQQPFLDRPLGEIGLTVLGATAVTLLCTRPVQRVLRYVVEPRMDWAFGRDPGDTARGRGKRDQAAGPGARETSTEPAASNAGGEKVSV, from the coding sequence ATGACTAGCTCGCTGCGATCCGACGGCGACCGGAAGTCGCCGCCGCCACGCACCCGCCCGAGCCGGCAGCGCGACGCGTTCTTCGACAACGCCAAGTACCTGGCGATCGTCCTGGTCGGTGTGGGCCACGCCTGGGGTCAGATCCTGGACGGGAACCGGACCGTGGAGACCCTCTACCGGGTCCTGTACACGTTCCACATGCCGGCGTTCATCGTCATCTCCGGCTACTTCTCGCGCAGTTTCGACCTGAGCCCCAAGCGCGTCAGACGGCTGATCACCGGCGTCGTCGTCCCCTACGTCGTCTTCGAGGTCGCCTACGCGCTGCACCGCCGCGTCAGCGAGGACCCGGGCAACGACATCAGCCTGCTGGACCCCACCTACCTGTTGTGGTTCCTGTGCGCGCTGTTCGTGTGGCGGCTGACCACCCCCCTCTGGCAGACGCTCCGTTGGCCGCTCCCGATCGCCCTCGGCATCGCCGCGCTGGCCTCCGTGACGCCCACCGTCGGCAACGACCTGAACATGCAGCGGGTGCTGCAGTTCCTGCCCTGCTTCGTGCTGGGTCTGCTGCTGCGCCCCGAGCACTTCCAGCTGGTGCGGCGCCGTTCGGTGCGGATCTGGTCCGTGCCGGTGGTCGCGGCGGCGCTGGTGATCGCCTGGTGGTCGGTGCCGCGCATGGAGACCGGCTGGTTCTACCGCAACGCCTCGGTGCAGGACACGAGTGCCCCGTGGTGGTCCGGGCCCGTCCTGACCCTCGCGCTGTTCGGCTGCTCCGTGGTGCTCACCGCGTGCTTCTTCGCCTGGGTGCCCGGCCGGCGCATGTGGTTCACCGCGCTCGGCGCCGGCACGATCTACGGCTACCTGCTGCACGGCTTCCTGGTGAAGGAGGGCGACTACACCGGCTGGTTCCAGCAGCCCTTCCTGGACCGGCCGCTCGGCGAGATCGGGCTCACCGTACTCGGCGCCACCGCCGTCACCCTGCTGTGCACCAGGCCCGTCCAGCGGGTCCTGCGGTACGTGGTCGAACCGAGGATGGACTGGGCCTTCGGACGGGATCCCGGTGACACCGCCCGGGGGCGCGGGAAGCGGGACCAGGCAGCCGGTCCCGGCGCACGCGAGACGTCCACCGAGCCCGCCGCTTCGAACGCCGGCGGCGAGAAGGTCTCCGTCTAG
- a CDS encoding HD domain-containing protein, whose protein sequence is MPPMPPTPPLPHDSGPPARPLSLAEVEATARAAHAGQTDKAGRPYAEHLRAVAEGVRRRGGDAEQIAAAWLHDAVEDDALTEGWLAEAPLSRRTKDIVLALTKRAGEPPEAYAARILATPGARLVKEADLAHNADPARLAVLDGATRTRLTEKYTRMRALLGQG, encoded by the coding sequence ATGCCGCCCATGCCGCCCACGCCACCCCTGCCTCACGACTCCGGACCGCCCGCCCGGCCGCTCTCCCTGGCCGAGGTCGAGGCCACGGCCCGCGCCGCCCACGCCGGACAGACCGACAAGGCGGGCCGGCCGTACGCCGAGCACCTGCGGGCCGTCGCCGAGGGCGTGCGGCGGCGCGGCGGCGACGCCGAGCAGATCGCGGCCGCCTGGCTGCACGACGCCGTGGAGGACGACGCGTTGACCGAGGGGTGGCTGGCCGAGGCGCCGCTGAGCCGCCGTACCAAGGACATCGTCCTGGCCCTCACCAAGCGGGCGGGGGAGCCGCCCGAGGCGTACGCCGCGCGGATCCTGGCCACCCCCGGCGCGCGGCTGGTCAAGGAGGCCGACCTGGCGCACAACGCCGACCCCGCGCGGCTGGCTGTCCTCGACGGGGCCACCCGCACACGACTGACCGAGAAGTACACGCGGATGCGCGCCCTTCTCGGTCAGGGGTGA
- a CDS encoding PP2C family protein-serine/threonine phosphatase, translating into MAAGRQRRAEAETFTARWKKQWHRARVGVRRAAVDYFRGDGSDWIALAGLLLTIPVIAATTMANSVWCSPSALVIPIVAGGLLLRPASLLGLYAAAATALIVESVQLGPYTEGPSRVTPGVVLVVAACGFFGLLVAQFRSRVGVPWRRGGTMLFDLRERIRVQSKLPKLPKGWHREMALRPAGGQSFSGDFVVAARTNGGRTLEVVLTDVSGKGMDAASRALLLSGAFGGLLGSLPPHAFLPAANGYLLRQDWDEGFATSIHLVLDLDSGDYELYSAGHPPGLQLSAGTGRWEEKSADGPLLGVYDGAQFDQVKGSLRPGDVLMLFTDGLVETSDRDIAEGIDRLTGEADRYVAGGFHGAAWHLIEAVAKDVNDDRALLLICREGPTAQSAPATD; encoded by the coding sequence ATGGCAGCAGGACGACAGCGGCGCGCGGAGGCCGAGACGTTCACGGCCCGGTGGAAGAAGCAGTGGCACCGGGCCCGCGTCGGCGTGCGCCGGGCCGCCGTCGACTACTTCCGCGGCGACGGCTCGGACTGGATCGCGCTCGCCGGACTGCTGCTGACGATCCCCGTCATCGCGGCCACCACGATGGCCAACTCGGTGTGGTGCTCCCCCTCCGCGCTGGTCATCCCGATCGTCGCGGGCGGCCTGCTGCTGCGCCCGGCGAGCCTGCTCGGCCTGTACGCCGCGGCGGCCACCGCGCTGATCGTGGAGTCGGTGCAGCTCGGCCCGTACACCGAGGGACCGTCGCGGGTCACCCCCGGCGTGGTCCTCGTCGTCGCGGCCTGCGGCTTCTTCGGACTCCTCGTCGCCCAGTTCCGCAGCCGGGTCGGCGTGCCCTGGCGGCGCGGCGGCACCATGCTCTTCGACCTGCGCGAACGCATCCGCGTCCAGAGCAAGTTGCCCAAGCTGCCCAAGGGCTGGCACCGCGAGATGGCGCTGCGCCCGGCCGGCGGCCAGTCCTTCTCCGGCGACTTCGTCGTCGCGGCCCGCACCAACGGCGGCCGGACGCTGGAGGTCGTCCTCACCGACGTCTCCGGCAAGGGCATGGACGCCGCCTCGCGCGCCCTGCTGCTGTCGGGGGCCTTCGGCGGACTGCTGGGCAGCCTGCCCCCGCACGCCTTCCTGCCGGCCGCCAACGGCTACCTCCTCCGCCAGGACTGGGACGAGGGCTTCGCCACCTCCATCCACCTCGTCCTGGACCTCGACTCCGGCGACTACGAGCTGTACTCCGCCGGGCACCCGCCGGGCCTCCAGCTCAGCGCGGGCACCGGCCGCTGGGAGGAGAAGTCCGCCGACGGACCGCTGCTCGGCGTGTACGACGGTGCGCAGTTCGACCAGGTGAAGGGCTCGCTGCGGCCCGGGGACGTACTGATGCTGTTCACGGACGGACTGGTGGAGACCTCCGACCGGGACATCGCCGAGGGCATCGACCGCCTCACCGGCGAGGCCGACCGCTATGTCGCGGGCGGCTTCCACGGCGCGGCCTGGCACCTGATCGAGGCCGTGGCCAAGGACGTCAACGACGACCGGGCACTGCTGCTGATCTGCCGGGAGGGCCCGACGGCCCAGTCCGCGCCGGCCACGGACTGA
- the tig gene encoding trigger factor translates to MKSAVETLNPTRVRLTVEVPFEELKDSLDAAYKKINQQVTVKGFRKGKIPARVIDQRFGRGAVLEEAVNDALPKFYTDAVNEAELNPLGQPEVDITELKDGETLNFTAEVDIRPSIEIPDYSGIEVEVDAVEVTDEDVEKSVEQLRERFASTSPVERAAADGDVLTLDLQAKVDGEILEDGVADGVSYTIGSGELLDGIDEAVKGLEAGGEATFTSELKGGSAAGKEAEVTVKVSQVAARELPELDDDFAQLASEFDTLEELQADSRKRLANMKQYDQATQAQERVLDKLLELVEVPVPEKLLEDEINTRKHNLEHHQLGQMGLDLEKYLELQGKTAEEFETETREAAVKGIKTQFVLDELVKQEKLNVSQEELTEHLMRRAASSGMSPDQFAQAVVEQGQVPLLVGEVARGKALAAVVEKATVKDTNGEIVDLDDEEDEETEAAEADATEAADAEKADDKAEEKTEG, encoded by the coding sequence GTGAAGAGCGCCGTGGAGACCCTGAACCCGACCCGGGTTCGGCTCACTGTCGAGGTGCCCTTCGAGGAGCTCAAGGACAGCCTCGACGCGGCGTACAAGAAGATCAACCAGCAGGTCACGGTGAAGGGCTTCCGCAAGGGCAAGATCCCGGCCCGGGTCATCGACCAGCGGTTCGGCCGCGGTGCGGTGCTGGAGGAGGCGGTCAACGACGCGCTTCCCAAGTTCTACACCGACGCGGTCAACGAGGCCGAGCTGAACCCGCTCGGCCAGCCCGAGGTCGACATCACGGAGCTGAAGGACGGCGAAACGCTGAACTTCACCGCCGAGGTCGACATCCGCCCCTCCATCGAGATCCCGGACTACTCCGGCATCGAGGTCGAGGTCGACGCCGTCGAGGTCACCGACGAGGACGTCGAGAAGTCGGTGGAGCAGCTGCGCGAGCGCTTCGCCTCCACCTCCCCGGTCGAGCGCGCCGCCGCGGACGGCGACGTGCTCACCCTCGACCTGCAGGCCAAGGTCGACGGCGAGATCCTCGAGGACGGCGTCGCCGACGGTGTGTCCTACACCATCGGCTCCGGCGAGCTGCTGGACGGCATCGACGAGGCCGTGAAGGGCCTGGAGGCCGGTGGCGAGGCCACCTTCACCTCCGAGCTCAAGGGCGGCTCGGCGGCCGGCAAGGAGGCCGAGGTCACCGTCAAGGTCTCCCAGGTCGCCGCGCGCGAGCTGCCCGAGCTGGACGACGACTTCGCGCAGCTCGCGTCGGAGTTCGACACGCTGGAGGAGCTGCAGGCCGACAGCCGCAAGCGCCTGGCCAACATGAAGCAGTACGACCAGGCCACGCAGGCCCAGGAGCGCGTCCTGGACAAGCTGCTCGAGCTGGTCGAGGTCCCGGTCCCCGAGAAGCTCCTCGAGGACGAGATCAACACCCGCAAGCACAACCTCGAGCACCACCAGCTCGGCCAGATGGGCCTCGACCTCGAGAAGTACCTCGAGCTCCAGGGCAAGACCGCCGAGGAGTTCGAGACCGAGACCCGCGAGGCCGCGGTCAAGGGCATCAAGACCCAGTTCGTCCTCGACGAGCTGGTCAAGCAGGAGAAGCTCAACGTCAGCCAGGAAGAGCTGACCGAGCACCTCATGCGCCGTGCCGCCTCCTCCGGCATGTCCCCCGACCAGTTCGCCCAGGCCGTCGTCGAGCAGGGCCAGGTCCCGCTCCTCGTCGGTGAGGTCGCCCGCGGCAAGGCCCTGGCCGCCGTGGTCGAGAAGGCCACGGTCAAGGACACCAACGGCGAGATCGTCGACCTGGACGACGAGGAGGACGAGGAGACGGAGGCCGCCGAGGCCGACGCCACCGAGGCCGCCGACGCCGAGAAGGCCGACGACAAGGCCGAGGAGAAGACCGAGGGCTGA
- a CDS encoding ATP-dependent Clp protease proteolytic subunit, with product MPSAAGEPSIGGGLGDQVYNRLLGERIIFLGQPVDDDIANKITAQLLLLASDPDKDIFLYINSPGGSITAGMAIYDTMQYIKNDVVTIAMGLAASMGQFLLSAGTPGKRFALPNAEILIHQPSAGLAGSASDIKIHAERLLHTKRRMAELTSQHTGQTIEQITRDSDRDRWFDAFEAKEYGLIDDVIATAAGMPGGGGTGA from the coding sequence ATGCCCTCAGCCGCCGGCGAGCCCTCTATCGGTGGCGGCCTCGGCGACCAGGTCTACAACCGACTGCTCGGCGAGCGGATCATCTTCCTCGGCCAGCCGGTCGACGACGACATCGCCAACAAGATCACCGCACAGCTGCTGCTCCTTGCCTCCGACCCGGACAAGGACATCTTCCTGTACATCAACAGCCCGGGCGGTTCGATCACGGCCGGCATGGCGATCTACGACACCATGCAGTACATCAAGAACGACGTGGTGACGATCGCGATGGGTCTCGCGGCCTCCATGGGACAGTTCCTGCTCAGCGCGGGCACCCCCGGCAAGCGCTTCGCGCTGCCGAACGCCGAGATCCTGATCCACCAGCCCTCCGCCGGCCTGGCCGGTTCGGCCTCGGACATCAAGATCCACGCCGAGCGGCTGCTGCACACCAAGCGGCGCATGGCCGAGCTGACCTCCCAGCACACCGGCCAGACGATCGAGCAGATCACCCGCGATTCGGACCGCGACCGCTGGTTCGACGCCTTCGAGGCCAAGGAGTACGGCCTCATCGACGACGTCATCGCCACGGCCGCCGGCATGCCGGGCGGCGGCGGCACGGGCGCCTGA